Genomic window (Acidobacteriota bacterium):
GCGGACCCCTCCTCACGGGGAGCGGTCAACCGCTCGCGCACGGCGCTCACCGCGTGGCGGACCTTCTGTCCCGCTTCGCCGGCGAGCTCCTTGACCTTCTCCCCCTTCTCGGCCGCCACGTGCCGGACCCGTTCCGCGCGCTCCTGCAGATCGCCGAGGCGCTCCCGCGCCTTCTCGCGCGCGCTGTCGGCCCAGCGCGCGAGGTCCTCTCGGGTCTCCCTTCCCGGTTTCGGGGCCGTCAGAAGGCCGATCGCCACGCCGACGATGGTTCCCAGCAGGAATCCGGCCAGCACCGAACCACCCGAATCGTTGGCTGCCATGGTGTCCTCCTTGCTTGCCGGTCGAGGGGGACCGGCCTGAAGGGCGGCGCGGCACCGGCGGCGCCGCCCGGTCGAGTCAGGAAACGATGCGCTTGCCCCGCTGCCGGCCCTCGGGGCGAGCCCGCCGCGCGGTGCGATAGGCCGCCAGGGCGCCGAGGAGTCCGGCGGCGGCCGGCAGGAGGCCGCCGTGCCGGCCGAGCCATTGCGCGATGGGCCCGATCTGCCCGCCGAGACGTTTGACCTGCCGCGTGGCGTCGGCAGCCGTCCGCGAGACCTCCCTCAGCCCCTCCAGCGTCTCCTCCGCCGGTGGCGTCAGGCGCTCGAGCGTGTCGCGAAGGCGCCGCGCCGCGCCGCGGACCTCCAACAGGGTCAGCACCAGCGCCCCGCTGAGTACGGCCAGCAGCGTGACGGCGATGGTTCCCAGAACGAGTCCGATCGCGGGCCACAGCGCGTCCATCGTCCCCTCCGCGGGCGGGATTTCCGCTCCGGCCGGTCCGCGGGCGCGGAGGGCCGCCTCCCCGCGGGCCGTTCACCCCACCGGGACGGCGCTCCGGATCGGTGGACCGCCTCCGCGCGGGAAACCGGCCGCGCTGCGCCGCGGCGCCGCTACCTCGACCGGCTTGTAGGGTTCCCTTCCGCACCTGTCAAGCTAGCACGACCGCGGTCATAATCGCCCGCCGATGAGACCTTCGAGAACCGTTCTCCTCGCCCCACCCCCCGAGCCGGGACTGCCCGAACGCCTCGC
Coding sequences:
- a CDS encoding YtxH domain-containing protein, whose translation is MAANDSGGSVLAGFLLGTIVGVAIGLLTAPKPGRETREDLARWADSAREKARERLGDLQERAERVRHVAAEKGEKVKELAGEAGQKVRHAVSAVRERLTAPREEGSADA